From one Nitrospirota bacterium genomic stretch:
- a CDS encoding energy transducer TonB — protein sequence MYKKIHSKSSLNVHHGLFLSLFIHVLIFLIPVSLIVKKHIQEIELFVTIEDAYERQDQVLKRQVIKKLIVEKKMEPEIVKEIIKPIDIPIPEDKKIEIVEPAKEIVNLKPMVQAESKQIHVEQITPVYGQPETIDTEFGSAEAPSFLHKEMPVYPLLAKKLGKEGKVVLRLTIDERGSLLKVEVVDKAGYGFTESAVNAIKKSTFLPAKKDGKPVSSRVILPIRFTLRRD from the coding sequence ATGTATAAAAAAATTCATAGTAAATCATCTTTAAACGTACACCATGGTTTATTTTTATCATTATTTATTCATGTGTTGATTTTTTTGATACCAGTTTCATTGATTGTGAAAAAGCATATACAGGAAATTGAATTGTTTGTCACAATTGAAGATGCATATGAACGACAAGATCAGGTATTAAAAAGACAAGTGATTAAGAAACTGATTGTAGAAAAGAAAATGGAACCTGAAATAGTAAAAGAAATTATCAAACCTATTGATATTCCAATTCCTGAGGATAAAAAAATTGAAATTGTCGAGCCGGCCAAGGAGATTGTGAACCTAAAGCCAATGGTGCAAGCTGAATCAAAACAAATACATGTTGAACAAATTACACCTGTTTATGGTCAACCTGAAACGATTGATACTGAATTTGGATCTGCAGAGGCTCCATCGTTTCTGCACAAGGAAATGCCAGTTTATCCACTTCTCGCAAAGAAGCTCGGAAAAGAGGGAAAAGTTGTTCTAAGACTTACAATTGATGAAAGAGGTAGTCTACTGAAAGTAGAAGTTGTAGATAAAGCTGGCTATGGTTTTACTGAGTCTGCTGTGAATGCGATAAAAAAGTCAACATTTCTACCGGCAAAAAAAGACGGCAAACCAGTATCATCGAGGGTTATATTACCAATTAGATTTACTCTCAGGAGGGACTAA
- a CDS encoding MotA/TolQ/ExbB proton channel family protein codes for MIDFFLKGGLLMYPILLCSLTGLTILINKFIQYKRILKSVGRPLQEILKEHSDILDPLVKGIENGYNEQELSVTGTKQIREIEKGLSWLALIATIAPLLGLTGTVTGMIKAFMVIAESSSVNPSMLAGGIWEALITTAAGLLVAIPIHIGHHYLEKQADDIAFILKEITISLYMKKRNGF; via the coding sequence ATGATAGATTTTTTCTTAAAAGGCGGTTTATTAATGTATCCGATCCTGCTATGTTCTCTAACAGGGCTTACAATTTTAATAAATAAGTTTATTCAGTATAAAAGAATATTAAAAAGTGTCGGAAGGCCTCTACAAGAAATCTTAAAAGAACATTCTGATATTTTAGACCCTTTAGTAAAAGGGATTGAAAATGGTTATAACGAACAGGAGCTTTCTGTTACAGGTACAAAACAAATAAGAGAAATCGAGAAAGGATTGAGCTGGCTTGCACTTATTGCAACTATTGCACCACTTCTTGGCCTTACAGGGACAGTCACAGGGATGATTAAAGCTTTCATGGTGATTGCTGAAAGTTCAAGCGTAAACCCTTCAATGCTTGCTGGAGGCATCTGGGAGGCGCTTATTACCACTGCTGCCGGTTTACTCGTTGCAATCCCAATTCATATTGGGCATCACTATCTCGAAAAACAGGCAGATGACATTGCTTTTATTTTGAAGGAGATTACAATTAGCCTTTATATGAAAAAGAGAAATGGATTTTAA
- a CDS encoding biopolymer transporter ExbD codes for MDFKRRRHNHVHLNIAPLVDVVFLLLLFFMLTSHLIQEPAIKIKLPESKTSETQNEHLSTIYITKNADIYFMDKRVDIENLQRAIKESTSEGKKEFIRIKVDREANVGLLVRVIDEVKIADITNFSIVTEKGYSEK; via the coding sequence ATGGATTTTAAGAGAAGGAGACATAACCATGTTCATTTGAACATTGCACCACTTGTAGATGTTGTTTTTCTTCTGTTGCTTTTCTTTATGCTCACCTCACATCTGATTCAGGAACCCGCAATCAAAATAAAACTCCCTGAATCAAAAACATCAGAAACACAGAATGAGCATTTGAGCACAATCTATATTACTAAAAACGCAGATATATATTTTATGGATAAAAGAGTAGATATAGAGAACTTGCAAAGAGCTATTAAAGAATCTACATCTGAGGGAAAAAAGGAGTTTATTCGGATTAAAGTAGATAGAGAGGCAAATGTTGGATTATTAGTGAGAGTTATAGATGAAGTTAAAATTGCAGATATTACAAACTTCAGTATAGTTACAGAAAAGGGATACAGTGAGAAATGA
- a CDS encoding rubredoxin: MKKYVCSACGYVYDPEKGDPDNGIKPGTPFEKLPDEWVCPACGAPKSMFVEEGSPYKEYGVR; the protein is encoded by the coding sequence ATGAAAAAATATGTTTGTTCAGCATGTGGTTATGTTTATGATCCTGAAAAAGGCGATCCTGACAATGGAATTAAACCTGGCACACCATTTGAGAAATTGCCTGATGAGTGGGTATGTCCTGCCTGTGGCGCTCCTAAATCAATGTTTGTAGAAGAGGGTTCACCATATAAAGAGTATGGAGTAAGATAA
- a CDS encoding glutaredoxin family protein — MQKPVRIYTLSTCGHCKATKKLLDRLEIKYEFIDVDLLPFEQQNAVLDDVKKYNPQCSFPTIIIGDGVIVGYNEQEIRSALSLK, encoded by the coding sequence ATGCAAAAACCTGTCAGAATTTATACACTAAGCACCTGTGGCCACTGCAAGGCTACCAAGAAATTGCTTGACAGATTAGAAATAAAATATGAATTTATCGATGTAGATTTGTTACCTTTTGAGCAGCAGAATGCAGTTCTTGATGATGTTAAAAAGTATAATCCTCAATGTAGCTTTCCGACAATAATCATTGGTGATGGTGTTATTGTGGGGTATAATGAACAAGAAATCAGATCAGCACTCAGCCTGAAATAA
- a CDS encoding PilZ domain-containing protein has protein sequence MTVKMAIEFRRRYKRQYYVVFVRYYLNVFDENRLKKVQGIGVSVDISAKGIGLITQYPLEVGSFLLFEDGNIINNITAKASVVRWAEEIEDKTYRVGLEFVD, from the coding sequence TTGACTGTTAAAATGGCTATCGAATTCAGGAGAAGATATAAGAGACAGTACTATGTTGTTTTCGTTAGGTATTATCTAAATGTCTTTGATGAGAATAGACTGAAGAAAGTTCAGGGAATAGGTGTATCTGTTGATATAAGTGCAAAAGGAATTGGTCTGATAACACAATATCCACTTGAGGTGGGTAGTTTTTTACTCTTTGAAGATGGGAATATAATAAACAACATTACAGCAAAGGCTTCTGTAGTTCGGTGGGCAGAAGAAATTGAAGATAAAACATATCGGGTGGGATTAGAGTTTGTGGATTGA
- a CDS encoding sigma-54-dependent Fis family transcriptional regulator translates to MQGTAKILIVDDEKVALKNLEHVMRKEGYEVTGTENGPTALRLIEEQQFDVVLTDLKMEKVDGMQILKKCRELYPDTEVIIITGYATLESAVETMKHGAFYYVAKPFKLDEVRKVVKEALEKVRLKKENIELREQIEKYEGKVKIITQDAKIQKLLETARQIAPTECNVLISGESGTGKEILAKFIHFNSERAGGPFFAINCGAFTEELLSSELFGHEKGAFTGAISMKKGLIETASKGTLFLDEITEMPSSMQVKLLRVIQEKEVLRVGGTESIKVDVRFIAATNRDILDAVKSGRFRQDLYFRLNVVSLHIPPLAERKDDIPLLGYYFLKKYALLMKKDIKEISPEVIAILVNYDFPGNVRELENIIERGVALASGDTIEVAHLPEDLRQLSIRTFRKKEGKFPTLEEQEKSYINWVLKEAGGNKTLAAQILHIDRVSLWRKLKKYGLEGD, encoded by the coding sequence ATGCAGGGAACAGCAAAGATATTAATTGTCGATGACGAAAAGGTAGCACTTAAAAACCTCGAACATGTTATGAGAAAAGAGGGCTATGAAGTGACAGGGACAGAAAACGGACCTACAGCACTCAGACTCATTGAAGAACAACAATTTGATGTTGTACTTACAGATTTAAAGATGGAAAAGGTAGATGGAATGCAGATACTTAAAAAATGCCGTGAGCTCTACCCTGATACAGAGGTAATAATAATAACAGGTTATGCAACCCTTGAGTCTGCTGTTGAAACAATGAAACATGGTGCATTTTATTATGTCGCAAAACCTTTTAAACTTGATGAGGTGAGAAAGGTTGTTAAAGAGGCTTTAGAAAAGGTAAGATTAAAGAAGGAGAATATTGAACTCAGGGAACAGATAGAAAAATATGAGGGAAAGGTCAAGATTATCACTCAGGATGCAAAGATACAGAAGCTACTTGAGACTGCAAGGCAGATAGCTCCAACTGAGTGTAATGTCCTTATAAGTGGTGAGAGCGGAACAGGTAAGGAAATTCTTGCAAAATTTATACATTTTAATAGTGAACGTGCTGGGGGACCATTCTTTGCTATAAATTGTGGTGCCTTCACAGAAGAGCTTTTATCAAGTGAACTCTTCGGACATGAAAAAGGTGCATTTACTGGTGCAATATCAATGAAAAAGGGTTTAATAGAGACTGCATCTAAAGGAACCCTCTTTCTTGATGAGATAACAGAAATGCCTTCCTCCATGCAGGTAAAGCTTTTAAGGGTTATTCAAGAAAAGGAGGTCCTAAGAGTAGGAGGTACAGAGTCAATAAAGGTTGATGTAAGATTCATTGCTGCAACTAATAGAGATATACTGGATGCAGTAAAAAGTGGTCGTTTCAGACAGGACCTTTATTTCAGATTAAATGTGGTATCATTACACATACCACCCCTCGCTGAAAGAAAGGATGATATACCTCTCTTAGGTTATTATTTTTTGAAAAAATATGCATTACTCATGAAAAAAGACATAAAAGAGATATCTCCTGAAGTAATAGCTATTTTAGTAAACTATGACTTTCCGGGAAATGTAAGGGAGCTTGAGAATATCATTGAAAGAGGTGTAGCACTTGCAAGTGGAGATACGATCGAGGTTGCTCATCTTCCTGAAGACCTCAGGCAATTAAGCATAAGAACCTTCAGGAAAAAAGAGGGAAAATTTCCAACCCTTGAGGAGCAGGAGAAGTCCTATATTAATTGGGTCTTAAAAGAGGCAGGAGGCAATAAAACACTCGCTGCACAAATACTGCACATTGACAGGGTTTCTTTGTGGAGAAAGCTAAAGAAATATGGACTTGAAGGAGATTAA
- a CDS encoding HAMP domain-containing histidine kinase, which produces MFKFPSSIRQKIMVGYYGGIVVLILITAFTLSELCYMERKVQFGEVISELFDSTLEMRRFEKNFFLYNRYEDYQENINYVSKVQGILDRNIREYKRLSIAPQLDFIKKALSEYKTLMTEFAATNENNLDKRMVLEKSIRQKGKEIVSVSEDVSKTERKRFQELLIKTQRTLVFLIISLSLVGIIIGHILSSMVGKPLRSLEEQMKLVEEGKLRTVSINSKDREIVSLIDAFNKMLNELELRQKRLIQREKLASLGTLLSGVAHELNNPLSNISSSCQILNEELEEADIEYKRELLSQISTQTDRARDIVRSLLEFSRHKEFKKESLHLKKLFEETIFFIKGEIPAGIEINVDIADDMSIYADKQRIQQAFLNLLKNAVESITDEGKIFIMAKKHIEKEEVEVDVDGENVCKYQKYRYVCTGECPIGKDTIDIEIKDTGEGIPPEILPKIFEPFFTTKDSEKDSVSRIDIRKGSGLGLYVVEEIIEENNGCIGVYSEVGKGTSFLIRLPMKKEK; this is translated from the coding sequence ATGTTTAAGTTTCCATCAAGTATAAGACAAAAGATTATGGTCGGTTATTATGGCGGGATAGTAGTACTCATCTTGATTACTGCCTTTACTCTATCAGAACTCTGTTATATGGAGAGAAAGGTTCAATTCGGGGAGGTCATCTCTGAATTATTTGATAGCACTCTCGAGATGAGGCGGTTCGAAAAGAATTTCTTTTTATACAATAGATATGAGGATTATCAGGAAAATATTAATTATGTTAGCAAGGTTCAGGGAATACTCGATCGAAATATCAGGGAATATAAAAGGCTTTCTATTGCACCACAGCTTGATTTTATAAAAAAGGCTTTAAGTGAATATAAAACATTGATGACTGAATTCGCTGCAACGAATGAAAATAATCTCGATAAACGCATGGTTCTCGAAAAGTCAATAAGACAAAAAGGCAAGGAGATAGTGTCAGTTTCTGAAGATGTCTCAAAGACTGAAAGAAAGAGATTTCAAGAATTACTCATAAAAACTCAGAGGACACTTGTATTCTTGATTATTTCCTTATCACTTGTAGGAATTATAATAGGTCATATTCTATCAAGCATGGTTGGAAAACCTCTTCGATCCTTAGAAGAACAGATGAAATTAGTAGAAGAAGGAAAACTAAGAACTGTATCGATTAATTCAAAGGACCGTGAGATAGTTTCTTTAATAGATGCATTCAATAAAATGTTAAATGAACTTGAACTAAGACAGAAACGCCTAATACAGAGGGAAAAACTTGCTTCACTTGGAACTCTACTTTCTGGGGTCGCACATGAATTGAATAATCCATTATCAAATATATCATCATCCTGCCAGATACTCAATGAAGAGCTTGAAGAAGCTGATATAGAGTATAAGAGAGAACTGCTTTCACAGATTTCTACACAAACTGATAGGGCACGTGATATTGTGCGATCTTTATTGGAATTCTCAAGACATAAGGAATTCAAAAAAGAGAGTCTTCATCTTAAAAAACTTTTTGAAGAGACGATTTTCTTTATCAAGGGTGAAATACCAGCAGGGATAGAAATCAATGTTGATATAGCAGATGATATGTCAATTTATGCTGATAAACAGAGGATTCAGCAGGCATTTTTAAATCTATTAAAAAATGCTGTTGAATCCATAACTGATGAGGGAAAAATATTTATTATGGCGAAGAAACATATTGAAAAAGAAGAAGTAGAAGTAGATGTAGATGGGGAAAATGTCTGTAAATATCAAAAATACCGTTACGTATGTACGGGTGAATGTCCTATTGGCAAGGACACAATAGACATCGAAATAAAAGATACAGGTGAAGGAATACCCCCTGAGATTCTACCGAAAATATTCGAACCTTTCTTTACAACAAAAGATTCTGAAAAGGATTCTGTATCAAGGATTGACATCCGGAAAGGTTCTGGACTGGGACTCTATGTTGTTGAGGAGATTATTGAAGAAAATAATGGCTGTATCGGAGTCTATAGCGAAGTTGGTAAAGGAACATCGTTCTTGATAAGATTACCAATGAAAAAGGAGAAATAA
- the lon gene encoding endopeptidase La → MNIFKKSVEKLQAATIEEIGQMIASSKMPLYVQQVAKKELEVLSKTSPTVAEYAIGLAYIEYLVSLPWDKKTEDNLDLERAERILNEKHYGLEKVKERILEHLSVKILIANKKPRILIVDDEEVARKNLEHILKKENYTVVTAENGADAIRKMSASNFDVILTDIRMEKVNGIEVLERAKNICPETKVIMITGYASIDSAVETMKKGAFHYVEKPFKVDTVRSVVKNAIEKKISTISTKGSVLCFAGPPGTGKTSLGKSIAEALGRKFARISLAGMKDEAEIRGHRRTYAGAMPGRIIEEIRRAESSNPVFMLDEIDKIGQDFKGDSASALLEVLDPEQNQNFLDHYLDVPFDISSVMFIVTANIADNIHEALRDRMEIIELSGYTEDEKIKIGLQYLVPKQIREQGLSDYPPEFTPDAILKIIQEYTREAGIRNLERQIANICRKIATEYVLHKKTIQNVKVTPQEVERYLGTRKYYREIADEKNRIGVTTGLVWTETGGEIIFVEAAKMKGNKQLILTGSLGNVMCESAHAALSYIRSNSSLFKIPENFFENHDIHIHVPAGAIPKDGPSSGTTIALALISLLTGTPAKRDVAISGEITLSGRILPVGGIKEKLLAARRAGVKTVILPVKNKVDIESLPEDVKRGLDIRLVDRIEEIVSIVLMDKSLLDVQEKTVAKSYNSKEVAICNINAFPCSSIEKPERI, encoded by the coding sequence ATGAATATCTTTAAGAAATCAGTAGAAAAGCTACAGGCTGCAACGATAGAGGAGATAGGGCAAATGATTGCCTCATCAAAGATGCCCCTATATGTGCAGCAAGTCGCAAAAAAGGAGCTTGAAGTACTATCAAAAACAAGTCCTACCGTAGCGGAATATGCGATAGGACTTGCCTATATTGAATATCTTGTTAGCTTACCATGGGATAAGAAGACTGAGGATAACCTTGATCTTGAGAGGGCAGAGAGGATTTTGAATGAGAAGCACTATGGACTTGAGAAGGTCAAAGAGAGGATATTAGAACACCTGTCAGTCAAGATTTTGATAGCGAACAAAAAACCAAGAATACTGATAGTAGATGACGAAGAGGTTGCAAGGAAGAACTTAGAACATATATTGAAGAAAGAGAATTACACAGTCGTTACAGCAGAAAATGGTGCAGATGCTATTCGAAAGATGAGCGCATCAAATTTTGACGTGATTCTTACTGATATCAGAATGGAGAAGGTGAATGGGATTGAGGTTCTCGAAAGGGCTAAAAACATTTGCCCCGAAACTAAGGTCATTATGATTACAGGTTATGCGTCAATAGATTCGGCTGTTGAAACCATGAAGAAAGGTGCATTTCATTATGTTGAGAAGCCTTTTAAAGTTGATACCGTTCGCTCTGTTGTTAAGAATGCAATTGAGAAAAAGATATCTACTATTTCTACGAAAGGTTCTGTTCTCTGTTTTGCAGGTCCACCAGGAACAGGAAAGACATCTCTTGGAAAATCTATCGCTGAAGCGCTGGGAAGAAAGTTTGCAAGAATTTCTCTTGCAGGGATGAAGGATGAAGCTGAGATTAGAGGGCATAGGAGAACATATGCTGGTGCAATGCCGGGTCGTATTATTGAGGAGATTCGACGTGCAGAATCTTCCAATCCTGTTTTTATGCTCGATGAGATTGATAAGATAGGACAGGATTTCAAGGGTGATTCTGCATCTGCATTGCTTGAAGTTCTTGACCCAGAACAGAATCAGAATTTTCTTGACCACTATCTTGATGTACCATTTGACATTTCAAGCGTTATGTTTATTGTAACCGCTAATATCGCTGATAATATTCATGAAGCACTCAGAGACCGGATGGAGATAATAGAACTCTCGGGTTATACAGAGGATGAAAAGATAAAAATAGGTTTGCAGTATCTTGTTCCAAAACAGATTCGTGAACAGGGATTATCAGATTATCCACCCGAATTTACCCCTGACGCTATATTAAAGATAATTCAAGAATATACTCGTGAGGCAGGTATCAGAAATCTTGAAAGACAGATTGCAAACATTTGCAGAAAGATAGCCACAGAATATGTCCTGCATAAAAAGACTATTCAGAATGTCAAAGTAACACCTCAGGAGGTTGAGAGGTATCTTGGAACGAGAAAATATTATCGCGAAATTGCTGATGAGAAAAATAGGATTGGTGTTACAACAGGTCTTGTATGGACAGAAACAGGAGGGGAGATCATCTTTGTAGAGGCAGCAAAGATGAAAGGAAATAAACAACTAATCCTTACTGGTTCACTTGGGAATGTGATGTGTGAGTCAGCACATGCAGCCTTAAGTTATATAAGAAGTAATTCATCACTGTTTAAAATTCCTGAGAATTTCTTTGAAAATCACGATATACACATTCATGTTCCTGCTGGGGCTATACCAAAAGATGGTCCTTCTTCAGGTACTACGATTGCACTCGCCCTTATTTCACTTTTGACTGGAACACCTGCAAAAAGAGATGTAGCTATATCAGGGGAGATAACATTGAGTGGAAGGATTCTTCCTGTTGGAGGCATCAAAGAGAAGTTGCTGGCTGCTCGCAGAGCAGGAGTAAAGACAGTAATCCTCCCTGTTAAGAATAAGGTAGATATAGAAAGTCTTCCTGAAGATGTAAAAAGAGGTTTGGATATTAGACTTGTAGATAGAATTGAGGAAATAGTCTCCATTGTGCTCATGGATAAATCATTGTTAGATGTGCAGGAAAAGACAGTGGCAAAATCTTATAATTCAAAAGAAGTTGCAATTTGTAACATCAATGCCTTTCCATGTAGCAGTATAGAAAAGCCTGAAAGAATTTGA
- a CDS encoding sulfite exporter TauE/SafE family protein, translating into MHDVVSQVSNFIDLTSMNMLYLFFVGFVGGLVSGFIGSGGAFVLTPGMMSLGVPGLVAVASNMCHKFPKALVGALKRAKYGQVDVKLGLIMGASAEAGVLYGAHIQESIKRAWGDAGSNLYVSVAFVVVLAIVGGYVLRDAFKTQKAGNSQEEEKVTKIARWVQSLHIPGTMVYFKSLKAKVSVLLTIPLGFATGMLAATIAVGGFIGVPAMIYVLGAPSLMASATELVIAFVMGMGGSFKYALHGFVDIRLSMIILAGSLFGIQLGAIGTTYVKPFMIKLVMGLIMVIVLFSRGLMVPVYLSQLGIIQALSETTTKLLKTTSFAIMIIALLTGAIVVLTALWKGIKEEKLQHSTKEVLEHGKI; encoded by the coding sequence ATGCATGATGTTGTAAGTCAGGTCAGTAATTTTATTGACCTAACATCGATGAACATGCTGTATCTGTTCTTTGTTGGGTTTGTCGGAGGTCTTGTGAGCGGTTTTATCGGTTCTGGAGGCGCCTTTGTTCTCACACCGGGGATGATGAGCCTCGGGGTCCCTGGTCTTGTTGCAGTTGCAAGCAACATGTGCCATAAATTTCCAAAGGCACTTGTTGGTGCTTTAAAACGGGCTAAATATGGTCAGGTAGATGTTAAGCTTGGATTGATCATGGGTGCATCAGCAGAGGCAGGGGTTCTTTATGGAGCGCATATACAGGAAAGTATAAAGAGGGCATGGGGAGATGCAGGCTCAAACCTCTATGTAAGCGTAGCATTTGTTGTTGTCCTGGCAATAGTTGGAGGTTATGTATTACGTGATGCTTTCAAAACCCAGAAGGCAGGAAACAGCCAGGAAGAAGAGAAGGTAACTAAGATTGCTCGCTGGGTGCAGTCTCTCCATATCCCTGGAACAATGGTCTATTTTAAAAGCCTCAAGGCAAAGGTATCAGTTCTGTTAACTATACCTTTAGGTTTTGCAACTGGTATGCTCGCTGCAACTATAGCAGTAGGAGGCTTTATAGGCGTACCGGCAATGATTTACGTCCTCGGAGCACCAAGTTTGATGGCATCTGCGACAGAGTTAGTGATAGCATTTGTTATGGGTATGGGAGGTTCATTTAAGTATGCATTGCACGGGTTTGTTGATATCCGTCTTTCGATGATTATCCTTGCAGGCTCTCTCTTTGGGATTCAATTAGGCGCAATTGGAACAACATATGTAAAACCATTTATGATAAAGCTCGTAATGGGGCTTATAATGGTTATAGTACTTTTCAGCCGTGGTTTGATGGTTCCTGTATATCTATCGCAACTTGGAATAATTCAGGCATTGAGTGAGACTACAACTAAATTGTTGAAGACCACAAGTTTTGCTATAATGATTATAGCTTTACTTACAGGGGCTATTGTTGTTTTGACTGCATTATGGAAGGGCATAAAGGAAGAGAAGTTACAACACTCTACAAAAGAGGTTTTAGAACATGGGAAAATATAG
- a CDS encoding universal stress protein, whose product MGKYRKILVAIDGSESSKNALRQAIKLANSEKCWITVVSVIPSYTGDLSATFIGDMRKAMAEPCEKALSEAQNIAKSERVLIKTVCEEGEIYERIVDLADAENCDLIVLGRKGLSKIERAFMGSVTARVIGHSQRDVLVVPGGSAIGWKTIFLNTDGSKYSEAATESAINFAKSYGGDLMVLSVVDVTEEFITRAPGMLEELVKKAKGFVEDVRKRAEESNIKTTTYVREGEAYRVITDLAKEKKADIILMGSHGRTGLKRLLMGSVTAKVIGYSPCPVLVVKP is encoded by the coding sequence ATGGGAAAATATAGAAAGATTCTTGTTGCAATAGATGGCTCTGAATCGAGTAAGAATGCACTTAGACAGGCGATAAAGCTGGCAAATAGTGAAAAGTGCTGGATTACTGTTGTTTCAGTAATCCCGTCATACACAGGAGACCTTTCAGCTACATTTATCGGGGATATGAGAAAGGCTATGGCTGAGCCATGTGAAAAGGCACTTTCTGAAGCGCAAAATATAGCAAAATCTGAAAGGGTTTTAATAAAAACAGTTTGTGAAGAAGGAGAGATATACGAAAGGATTGTTGACCTTGCAGACGCAGAGAATTGCGATTTGATAGTACTTGGGAGAAAAGGTCTGTCAAAAATAGAAAGGGCCTTCATGGGAAGTGTAACAGCAAGGGTTATCGGACACAGCCAGAGAGATGTCCTTGTTGTTCCAGGGGGTTCTGCTATAGGATGGAAAACTATATTTCTCAACACCGATGGTTCGAAATATAGTGAAGCCGCAACAGAAAGTGCAATAAACTTTGCAAAGTCTTATGGCGGAGATTTAATGGTCCTTTCAGTAGTTGATGTAACCGAAGAGTTCATAACGCGTGCCCCTGGAATGCTTGAGGAACTGGTTAAGAAAGCAAAGGGATTTGTAGAAGACGTGAGAAAGAGGGCTGAGGAGTCTAATATTAAGACCACAACATATGTGAGAGAAGGTGAGGCTTACAGGGTAATAACAGACCTTGCAAAGGAGAAAAAGGCTGATATTATCTTAATGGGAAGTCATGGAAGAACAGGTCTTAAAAGACTTCTCATGGGAAGTGTTACTGCAAAGGTTATAGGATATTCACCATGCCCTGTGCTTGTGGTTAAACCGTAG
- a CDS encoding arsenate reductase ArsC, whose translation MKKVMFLCTANSCRSQMAEGFAKEFGKGSIDVYSAGLISAGVHKRAVAVMNEIDIDISKQKSKSIDVSLLNQMDIIVTLCVHAEEYCPSTPPNIKRIHWPIKDPVGTLGTEEYIMHEFRRARDEIKDRVKKLIEDIANSKL comes from the coding sequence ATGAAAAAAGTAATGTTTCTCTGTACAGCAAATTCTTGCAGGAGTCAGATGGCAGAAGGCTTTGCAAAGGAATTCGGCAAAGGTTCTATTGATGTTTATAGTGCTGGCCTGATATCAGCAGGCGTTCACAAAAGGGCAGTGGCAGTTATGAATGAAATTGACATTGATATATCAAAACAAAAATCAAAGTCAATTGATGTTTCACTTCTAAATCAGATGGATATTATTGTGACACTCTGCGTTCATGCAGAAGAATATTGCCCTTCAACTCCTCCTAATATTAAAAGAATTCATTGGCCTATCAAAGACCCTGTTGGGACATTAGGGACTGAAGAATATATAATGCACGAATTTAGACGTGCACGCGATGAAATAAAAGATAGGGTAAAAAAATTAATTGAAGACATTGCTAATTCAAAATTATGA
- a CDS encoding NifU family protein: protein MKEKVEEVLKKIRVGLARDGGDIELVEIKDKVVYVKLKGACGSCPMSTYTLKNWVEAYLRKEIPEIVSVQAV from the coding sequence GTGAAGGAAAAGGTAGAAGAAGTTCTCAAAAAGATAAGGGTGGGATTAGCAAGAGATGGTGGAGATATAGAGCTTGTTGAAATAAAAGACAAAGTTGTTTATGTAAAACTTAAAGGGGCATGTGGTTCATGCCCAATGTCAACATATACATTAAAAAACTGGGTAGAGGCTTATTTACGTAAAGAAATACCAGAAATTGTTTCAGTACAAGCTGTTTAA